One Malus sylvestris chromosome 14, drMalSylv7.2, whole genome shotgun sequence DNA segment encodes these proteins:
- the LOC126599170 gene encoding uncharacterized protein LOC126599170, translating into MCSRIGRLANSRIGRLIMLMMKLLLPCSDLGYYCIFAILPHSLLLSQAKVQINGCFPPPTGGGVAEGFPKMKQHEEYARAEVLSLQRKAAELHAKIIKVKMWTNYTPTPTPTYPKTIDNKNLARKAWTVRVGSQKPNFVNHKPCTSFRP; encoded by the exons ATGTGTAGTAGAATAGGCAGATTGGCAAATTCTAGGATTGGCAGATTGATTATGTTAATGATGAAACTGTTACTTCCTTGCAGTGATTTGGGTTATTATTGTATCTTTGCCATCTTACctcactctctccttctctcccaGGCTAAAGTACAAATTAATGGTTGCTTCCCACCCCCCACAGGAGGTGGGGTTGCTGAAGGCTTCCCAAAG ATGAAACAACATGAAGAGTATGCTAGGGCTGAGGTCCTTAGTCTACAGAGAAAG GCTGCAGAGCTTCACGCAAAGATAATCAAGGTGAAGATGTGGACGAACTACACACCCACACCCACTCCAACATACCCAAAAACAATTGATAACAAGAATTTGGCTAGAAAG GCTTGGACCGTCAGAGTGGGAAGTCAGAAGCCCAACTTTGTGAATCAC AAGCCTTGTACTTCATTTAGACCGTAG
- the LOC126599619 gene encoding UDP-glucose 6-dehydrogenase 5-like: MVKICCIGAGYVGGPTMAVIALKCPAIEVAVVDISVPRIAAWNSDQLPIYEPGLDEIVKQCRGKNLFFSTAVEKHVAEADIIFVSVNTPTKTRGLGAGKAADLTYWESAARMIADVSKSDKIVVEKSTVPVKTAEAIEKILAHNSKGIKYQILSNPEFLAEGTAIEDLFKPDRVLIGGRETPDGQKAIQALKAVYANWVPEDRIITTNLWSAELSKLAANAFLAQRISSVNAMSALCEATGANISEVSHAVGKDTRIGPKFLNASVGFGGSCFQKDILNLVYICECNGLPEVADYWKQVIKVNDYQKSRFVNRVVSSMFNTVSGKKIAILGFAFKKDTGDTRETAAIDVCNGLLGDKAHLSIYDLQVTEEQIRRDLSMKKFDWDHPIHLQPMSPAAAKEVSVAWDAYEAAKGAHGICILTEWDEFKTLDYKKIYDSMQKPAFLFDGRNVVDAGKLREIGFIVYSIGKPLDSWLKDMPAVA, translated from the coding sequence atggtgaagaTCTGCTGCATTGGAGCTGGCTATGTTGGGGGTCCAACAATGGCAGTGATTGCCCTGAAGTGCCCTGCCATCGAAGTGGCGGTGGTAGACATCTCCGTGCCCCGAATCGCGGCCTGGAACAGCGACCAGCTCCCCATTTATGAGCCAGGTCTTGATGAGATTGTGAAGCAATGCAGAGGAAAGAACCTCTTCTTCAGCACTGCTGTCGAAAAGCATGTCGCGGAGGCGGACATTATCTTCGTTTCAGTTAACACCCCAACGAAAACCAGGGGTCTTGGAGCCGGCAAGGCTGCTGACTTGACATACTGGGAAAGCGCAGCCCGAATGATCGCTGATGTTTCAAAATCCGACAAGATTGTTGTCGAGAAATCAACTGTCCCGGTGAAAACCGCCGAGGCGATTGAAAAGATTTTGGCACATAATAGCAAGGGAATCAAGTACCAGATTCTCTCCAACCCGGAGTTTCTTGCCGAGGGGACAGCAATTGAGGATCTTTTCAAGCCCGACCGCGTGTTGATTGGAGGGAGGGAAACCCCGGATGGCCAGAAGGCAATCCAGGCATTGAAGGCAGTGTACGCGAATTGGGTTCCGGAAGACAGAATCATAACAACCAATCTGTGGTCAGCTGAGCTATCAAAGCTCGCCGCGAACGCCTTCCTGGCGCAGAGGATCTCGTCTGTGAATGCAATGTCAGCTCTCTGTGAGGCCACCGGAGCGAATATCTCTGAAGTTTCCCATGCTGTTGGCAAGGACACCAGAATTGGACCGAAATTTCTCAATGCCAGCGTTGGATTTGGCGGGTCTTGCTTTCAGAAGGACATTCTCAACTTGGTCTATATCTGCGAATGCAATGGCCTTCCTGAAGTTGCAGACTACTGGAAACAAGTGATCAAGGTGAACGACTACCAAAAGAGCCGCTTCGTGAACAGGGTTGTCTCTTCGATGTTCAACACTGTTTCGGGTAAAAAGATTGCGATTCTTGGATTCGCATTCAAGAAAGACACCGGGGACACGAGGGAGACCGCTGCCATTGATGTTTGCAACGGGCTGTTGGGGGACAAGGCGCACTTGAGCATATATGATCTGCAGGTTACTGAGGAACAGATTCGGAGGGATCTTTCGATGAAGAAGTTTGATTGGGACCATCCAATTCATCTGCAGCCAATGAGCCCTGCCGCGGCCAAGGAAGTGAGCGTCGCTTGGGACGCTTACGAGGCAGCAAAGGGCGCTCATGGGATCTGCATTCTCACCGAGTGGGACGAGTTCAAGACACTCGATTACAAGAAGATTTACGACAGCATGCAGAAGCCTGCATTTTTGTTCGATGGGAGGAATGTGGTTGATGCTGGGAAGCTGAGAGAGATCGGATTCATCGTGTATTCGATCGGAAAGCCGTTGGATTCTTGGCTCAAGGACATGCCTGCTGTGGCATAA